A stretch of the Actinoalloteichus fjordicus genome encodes the following:
- the casB gene encoding type I-E CRISPR-associated protein Cse2/CasB produces the protein MTTESIAVRPPRNRDVFVASLYRLHSGLNSTNAHRVADARRVLAALRRSLVSPHQASAAYDLVFGAEPAPGEQDAWLLTAGLFGIHPQARASGRTLGIAMRDLKGDGQGMIDRRFEQLLAVDRRNLPHYLRQAVRLLKSKQIALDYGRLLDDVAVLLDAGAAEEQKRRVRLAWARDFHKPRHAAVVPATGDDSADDSEESAHVNNTNDTEN, from the coding sequence GTGACGACGGAATCGATCGCCGTACGGCCGCCCCGGAATCGGGATGTGTTCGTGGCCTCGTTGTATCGGCTGCACTCCGGGCTGAACTCGACCAATGCGCACCGGGTCGCGGATGCGCGCAGGGTGTTGGCAGCGCTCCGGCGAAGCCTGGTGAGTCCACATCAGGCGTCGGCCGCCTATGACCTGGTGTTCGGCGCCGAGCCTGCGCCGGGGGAACAGGATGCCTGGCTGTTGACGGCAGGTCTGTTCGGCATCCACCCGCAGGCGCGGGCATCAGGTCGCACTCTCGGTATCGCCATGCGAGACCTCAAGGGTGATGGCCAAGGCATGATCGATCGACGGTTCGAGCAGTTGCTCGCGGTCGATCGTCGGAACCTTCCCCACTATCTGCGGCAGGCCGTTCGACTGTTGAAGAGCAAGCAGATCGCGCTCGACTACGGGCGATTGTTGGACGACGTCGCCGTCCTGCTTGATGCAGGGGCCGCCGAGGAACAGAAGCGGCGCGTCCGTCTCGCCTGGGCGAGGGACTTCCACAAGCCACGCCACGCAGCGGTCGTGCCTGCGACAGGTGATGACTCCGCAGACGACTCCGAGGAATCAGCGCACGTGAACAACACGAACGACACGGAGAACTGA
- the casA gene encoding type I-E CRISPR-associated protein Cse1/CasA: MVFDLISEKWLPVVTTSGQTDEIGLATLFSSAGELRRLVGQTPTMTAALHRMVLALAHRALGPATEDDWAVLWRRGDLWTDDVRRYLRDDRERFDLFHPDRPFLQCRSLATREPSGIARLVPFRASGSNATLFDHTTAGDRLRLTPAEAARWLVTLQCYDPGGLKTAAFAGAARASERAPANNFGCVLVEGATLKETVLLNLLCYDPLAGEPPLTYADDCPNWEDPGSAQPRPDERHPRGWTDVLTWPARRVLLSTGDSAETPMVDGVVITPGTRLRSASADQQDERMAAFRRPIMRGTKRGRFELRPVKLEEQRGVWRHAEELLLPSDQRSSIDQSDRRRPAALDAIADRTDSGLLPDDAVYTLRVYGQQLDSKAAVVQFWQEESVPAPVALLRAGVGSARMGDVIGYSCRLADDVGFLLRRLDKGYREEFKATPPPELELSYWPHLTGPFHTFIVALGKAVAFVTGEREHTAVEAWRGAVAQIAHAAADRWVYGAARLGARELSMAGKHDGTFRHKLDERLALHRIEVSRFLRPEDGEMM, encoded by the coding sequence TTGGTCTTCGATCTGATCAGCGAGAAGTGGCTGCCGGTCGTGACGACCAGCGGCCAGACCGACGAGATCGGTCTGGCGACCCTGTTCTCCTCGGCAGGGGAGCTGCGGCGACTGGTCGGCCAGACACCGACGATGACCGCTGCGTTGCACCGCATGGTGCTCGCATTGGCGCACCGCGCGCTCGGGCCTGCCACCGAGGATGACTGGGCCGTGCTCTGGCGGCGGGGCGACTTGTGGACCGACGATGTTCGGCGGTATCTACGGGACGACCGAGAGCGTTTCGATCTCTTCCACCCGGACCGGCCCTTTCTGCAATGTCGGAGCCTGGCGACCCGGGAGCCGTCGGGCATCGCCAGGCTGGTCCCGTTCCGGGCCAGCGGAAGCAACGCGACCCTCTTCGATCACACCACCGCCGGGGATCGACTGCGGCTGACCCCCGCCGAGGCAGCGCGATGGCTGGTGACCTTGCAGTGCTATGACCCCGGCGGGCTGAAGACGGCTGCCTTCGCCGGTGCGGCGAGGGCCTCGGAACGTGCGCCTGCCAACAACTTCGGCTGTGTCCTGGTCGAGGGCGCGACCCTGAAGGAGACGGTGCTGCTCAATCTCCTCTGCTACGACCCCCTGGCAGGCGAACCGCCCCTGACCTACGCCGACGACTGTCCGAACTGGGAGGACCCCGGCTCGGCGCAGCCGAGGCCGGACGAACGCCACCCACGGGGCTGGACCGACGTCCTCACATGGCCTGCCAGGCGCGTGCTTCTGAGTACCGGTGACAGTGCCGAGACGCCGATGGTCGACGGTGTCGTGATCACGCCGGGGACGCGGCTCCGATCCGCTTCTGCGGATCAGCAGGACGAGCGAATGGCCGCGTTCCGGCGGCCGATCATGCGCGGCACCAAGCGAGGGCGGTTCGAGCTTCGGCCGGTCAAGCTGGAGGAACAGCGGGGCGTCTGGCGACATGCGGAGGAACTGCTGTTGCCCAGTGACCAGCGAAGCAGCATCGACCAGAGTGATCGGCGGCGGCCTGCGGCCCTCGATGCCATCGCCGATCGCACCGATTCCGGTCTTCTGCCTGATGACGCCGTGTACACGCTGCGGGTCTACGGCCAACAGCTCGACAGCAAGGCCGCCGTGGTGCAGTTCTGGCAGGAGGAGTCGGTGCCTGCCCCGGTCGCGCTGCTGCGGGCCGGTGTCGGGAGCGCCCGGATGGGCGACGTGATCGGCTACTCCTGTCGGCTCGCCGACGATGTGGGCTTCCTGTTGCGGCGTCTGGACAAGGGCTACCGCGAGGAGTTCAAGGCGACGCCGCCACCGGAACTAGAGCTGTCCTACTGGCCGCACCTCACCGGCCCGTTCCACACGTTCATCGTCGCGTTGGGCAAGGCAGTGGCCTTCGTGACGGGCGAACGGGAGCACACCGCCGTGGAGGCCTGGCGTGGTGCGGTTGCTCAGATCGCCCACGCGGCGGCCGATCGGTGGGTGTACGGCGCCGCTCGGCTCGGCGCTCGAGAGTTGTCGATGGCGGGAAAGCATGACGGCACCTTCCGCCACAAGCTCGACGAGCGGCTCGCGCTCCATCGCATCGAGGTGAGCCGGTTTCTGCGCCCGGAAGATGGAGAGATGATGTGA
- the cas7e gene encoding type I-E CRISPR-associated protein Cas7/Cse4/CasC: MIIELHLLQSFPVSNLNRDDVGQPKTATFGGAVRGRISSQCLKRSARQLFTLHGLSEDETGVRTKRLLHQAAVILADKGLGEEEHTRLVVEEGLAELGFHVDRNTRLTEYLLFVGRGATTFLVDYCIAKWTDLSARAAKKLAAAAKAAEKKDGAKASAKASEKAAKSKPSKEVLAEAARILDARRVADVALFGRMIADNKGFNVDAASQVAHAISTHAVATEFDYYTAVDDAKPDDASGADMIGTVDFNSACYYRYANVDLHQLDRNLDGVEDLVARTAKAWLYSFVHARPSGKQNSMAALTMPHTLLGVVRDNGSWNLANAFLKPVDSLDVMADSTDRMTQHFDSLRRFYGSAGIRSVTAAAVAGTLTHVDQEDVVSSLDDFAGRVLASASVGTGVSVP; encoded by the coding sequence ATGATCATCGAGCTGCACCTGCTCCAGTCGTTCCCGGTGAGCAATCTCAACCGGGACGACGTCGGCCAGCCCAAGACAGCCACTTTCGGCGGTGCCGTGCGCGGCCGGATCTCCAGCCAGTGTCTCAAGCGCTCTGCCCGCCAACTCTTCACGCTGCACGGCCTGAGCGAGGACGAGACCGGGGTGCGTACCAAACGGCTGCTGCATCAGGCTGCCGTGATCCTCGCCGATAAGGGGCTGGGCGAGGAGGAGCACACTCGGCTCGTCGTCGAGGAGGGCTTGGCCGAGCTGGGCTTCCACGTCGATCGCAACACTCGGCTCACCGAGTATCTGCTGTTCGTCGGTCGGGGCGCGACCACCTTCCTGGTCGACTACTGCATCGCGAAGTGGACCGACCTCTCCGCCAGGGCGGCCAAGAAGCTCGCCGCCGCCGCGAAGGCCGCCGAGAAGAAGGACGGTGCGAAGGCATCGGCCAAGGCGAGCGAGAAGGCAGCGAAGTCGAAGCCTTCGAAGGAGGTCCTGGCCGAGGCGGCACGAATCCTGGACGCGCGGCGTGTCGCCGACGTCGCACTCTTCGGGCGCATGATCGCCGACAACAAGGGCTTCAACGTCGATGCAGCCTCGCAGGTGGCGCACGCCATCTCCACCCACGCGGTGGCCACCGAGTTCGACTACTACACGGCCGTCGACGATGCCAAGCCGGACGACGCCTCGGGTGCGGACATGATCGGCACCGTCGATTTCAACTCCGCCTGCTACTACCGCTACGCCAACGTCGATCTCCACCAGCTCGACAGGAACCTCGACGGCGTCGAAGACCTGGTCGCGCGGACCGCGAAGGCCTGGCTGTACTCCTTCGTGCATGCCCGTCCCAGTGGGAAGCAGAACTCGATGGCGGCGCTGACCATGCCGCACACCCTCCTCGGCGTGGTGCGGGACAACGGGTCCTGGAATCTGGCGAACGCCTTCCTCAAGCCGGTCGACAGCCTCGACGTCATGGCCGACTCGACGGACCGGATGACACAGCACTTCGACTCGCTGCGGCGGTTCTACGGCAGCGCCGGAATCCGGTCCGTCACCGCGGCCGCCGTCGCGGGCACCCTCACCCACGTCGACCAGGAAGACGTC